One Podarcis raffonei isolate rPodRaf1 chromosome 3, rPodRaf1.pri, whole genome shotgun sequence genomic region harbors:
- the NDUFAF5 gene encoding arginine-hydroxylase NDUFAF5, mitochondrial, with translation MGARALLRGPHRRLLRFLLLGGSLGRRSAAGPGALSPFDRQLKRKQKEWAAARPEMQRCEYLREEVGGRIADRVFDITRTFPLALDLGCGRSYIAQHLNKDVIEQLFQADIAENALKNAIESEIPRVSVIADEEFLPFKENTFDLVVSGLSLHWVNDLPKTLHEIHRILKPDGVFIGAMFGGDTLYELRCSLQLAELEREGGFSPHVSPFTAVSDLGHLLGGAGFNTLTVDTDEIQVNYPGMFEIMDDLQGMGESNCSWSRKPMLHRATMLAAAAVYREMYGNDDGTVPATFQIYYMIGWKFHETQARPAQRGSATASFGDLRKINELIPGGKKL, from the exons ATGGGCGCGAGGGCGCTGCTGAGGGGGCCGCACCGCCGCCTCCTCCGCTTTCTCCTCCTGGGCGGCAGTTTGGGTCGCCGCTCCGCCGCGGGCCCCGGCGCCCTCAGCCCCTTCGACCGGCAGCTGAAGAGGAAGCAGAAGGAGTGGGCGGCGGCGCGGCCGGAGATGCAGCGCTGCGAGTACCTGAGGGAAGAG GTTGGTGGTAGGATAGCTGACCGTGTGTTTGACATAACTAG GACTTTCCCCCTTGCATTGGATCTTGGCTGTGGACGTAGCTACATAGCTCAGCATTTAAATAAG gatGTCATTGAACAGCTTTTTCAAGCCGATATTGCAGAAAATGCTTTG AAAAACGCAATAGAATCCGAGATACCCAGAGTGAGTGTTATAGCTGATGAAGAATTCCTTCCTTTCAAGGAGAATACATTTGATCTTGTTGTCAGTGGACTGAG ctTGCATTGGGTAAATGATCTTCCCAAAACATTGCACGAG ATACATCGAATCCTTAAACCAGATGGAGTATTTATTGGTGCCATGTTTGGGGGAGACACGCTCTATGAGCTTCGTTGCTCTTTACAGCTGGCCGAACTGGAAAGGGAAGGTGGATTTTCCCCACACGTATCTCCGTTTACTGCTGTCAGTGACTTAGGACATCTATTGGGAGGAGCTGGCTTCAACACGCTGACTGTG GATACTGATGAAATCCAAGTTAATTATCCAGGGATGTTTGAGATTATGGATGATCTGCAAG GTATGGGAGAAAGCAATTGCTCTTGGAGCAGAAAACCTATGCTACACAGGGCAACCATGTTGGCGGCAGCAGCTGTGTACAGAG AAATGTATGGAAATGATGATGGGACCGTACCTGCAACATTTCAAATATATTACATGATAGGTTGGAAATTCCATGAAACCCAG GCAAGACCAGCACAGAGAGGTTCTGCAACGGCGTCATTTGGCGACCTGAGAAAAATTAATGAGCTAATTCCAGGAGGGAAAAAGCTTTGA